Below is a window of Nicotiana tabacum cultivar K326 chromosome 19, ASM71507v2, whole genome shotgun sequence DNA.
atttcacacttgctatctggaaagaaaatgaaacatcttatttattgtggacaggatatttggaaaaattacagttttcaaacttactcgtatttttggcattttcggtaaaagatttgggttttcactaagatacttgaaaagcatgactattttctggaactgtgaacgaactgagcattttatttctcaGATatatcttttattacttgtattatgctgttatgaactgttgtgggatattggtattggacctgaccttgtgttagctcgtcactactttcaacctaaggttagatttgttacttactgagtacatggggtcggttgtactcatactacacttctgcaccttgcatgcagatgttggttgctgatgttgttgtgttcgatgggagctggactGAATATGTACTTGCGTCCTGGTTGTATCTGTCCCTTGTTCGTGGTAGTTTTaaatctataaaactctgtttatgtatttttcaaacagatgatgtatttattttatttcagctttgtaaactctattcttagaagctcatgatttgtactaccagtccctgggaaatgtataaaatttagtaAAATTACTATCGTTTATTCGTCTTGTTAATATCATGGGAATTGGATAGTtactagttggcttacctagcgggttgggttaggtgtcatcacgactagtagaTTTGGGGTCGTAATAGGGCCCATCGAgaccgtcaaaacacgaatcctggtccgtttgctcaaaacgttgaccgaagtcaactcaaatagattttaagGCAAAACTTTCACATTTTCTCAgtttttttaacataaaagctttcagGAAAAATacccagactgcgcacgcaaattgagggagctaaaaatgaggcatttaaggcttcaaagcgtagaattaggttctaaaacatgagatgacctaccgggtcatcacatcaatacagtgaatacaatgatTATATATTGAAGACACTGAATACATATTTCaatacagtgaatacaatgatTATAAACATTTGAAATATATTGAATACAACATCAATATGTATTGGGAATAACTTAACTATTGTTAATaaaaatacatctgaatacactGAGAGCAACATAATGAATATAGTGAATCCAAACTTTGAATATGTTGAATAAAACAGTGAAACACAAATATTGACACATCATGAATACAACAAgtaaaatacactgaatacaCATTTCAATACATTGAATCCAACCAATGAAAAATAGTGAATACAGGGAAGACACTGAATATATATTGAACACATATTTCAATACAGTGAATATAGTGATTATatattaaagacattgaatgcatATTTCaatacagtgaatacaatgatTATAAACCTTTGAAATATATTGGATACAACAGCAATATGTATTGGGAATAACTTAACAACTgttaataaaaaatacatctgaatacactGAGAGCAACATGATGAAGATAGTGAATCCAAACTTTGAATATAATGAATAAAACAATGCAACACAAATATTGACACATCATGAATACAGCAGgtaaaatacactgaatacaTATTTCAATACATTGAATCTGTTACGACCCAATTCTCTTacagaccgtgatggcgcccagcgcCGTCGCTAGCCAACAGTAAACTAACCATGTGATTTCTCTTTTTAATAGattttccaagtaattaaattccattaattaagagattaagaagtagaaaatttaaataaataaaacgaaaGCAATTGATGCAATCATAACTATAGTAATAATCCAAAATCACAGAGTCTGCCAATGTGTACCAAGAATTGGcgtcataagtgtatgagcactaatagattatacaaaactctaactactgtctgaaataaaaatagacataaATGAATGCAAAGGAGAGACTCTAGGTGTTGtagaacggctcaggaagcagctcaccactagttCTCCGGGTAATGGGAATGCGCATCGGCGTGATCggcagatgcacctgcctcagatcctgcacggtcagtgcagaagtgtagcgtgagtacataaacaacatgtacctagtaagtatcatgtctaacctcgaagaagtagtgatgaggggtcgacatagaCACTTTtaatgggctaacaataaaaaatACAGAAGCTCTAAATAGGCATGGGCTATGTATATAACTACAGCAATTCAATAACAACCAGAAAATAAATAATTCCTTTGCATATGCTAAATCTCAATAACTTTCTGTCTGATATTattttaacctctcaagccatgaaatgatgtcaATTTATAATTAAAATCCAAGTATCATCACGTATGATTatgtcgaggacgtacgacccgatccagaataacgtgtacactgcAGAGGGACGTGCAGCataaaccatagatgtatctatctactgccgaggtattcggcccgctccacaagaagaaaGGATACTTTATAACCATTTGACTTAAACGTTATTACAGGGCTAATACACAATGTAGTACAATTtccattaacggtcaagtaattAGCTCAAAATTCAAGCAAGTGAAATTCGGTCCtttacaattcctctaacaagtcctaatataatttaggcactttaattaacaagtagggtgaaaacattacaagtaattcatgatttgggtcctaaactacccggacataagcataaatagtagctacgcacggactctcgtcacctcgtgcatacgtagccctcacaattagaagcaaatagaaatttaaatcacctatggggtaaatttcctcttacaagcttaggcaagagacttaccttgtctcaaagctcgcTTTCCGGTGTCAAATtcgctctaaagcctcaactcagtgccgaaaaatctgaaactagtcaaatgttgtataaataaataaatatatgttccaaattcataatttaactattagagtaattacccaacccaaattgaaatATTCTTAAAAATTACCCatgggcccatgtgcccggattccgaaaatgttcgcagaaagttgttacccataacctcacgaactcaaatatataattttcactcaatcccataactattttcgtgggtaaatccctttttttttaatcaaaacctagggttattcgtctaaacccataattttcacaatttttacatattaaaatctacccataatctatgttttaaactcatattgtatagaaatcacttacctcaaagtgctataTGAAATTccctctccaaaagcttcaaaatcgcccaataaatgaaagaaatgagtcaAAAATAGTTTAACTCCCGACTTAAATGAACCCTTTTGCCCagtggtattttcgcacctgtgggAGGACCTCCGCTCTTGCGGGAACGTTTATGTGGTCAACTTTTTGCTTCTGCGGAACACGATTAACCACTGACCCATCGCATATGCGGCTAagtctcgcatctgcgagcccgcttctgcgaCTCGACTCGCGCATCTTCGACCATGGCCAGACTGCctccctccgcatctgcggacccctCTACCGCATAAGCGAGTTCGCTTTTGAGAAAAATTGTCATACCCTAAAACCACGTGAGTGGCACTCAGTACTCTACCCAAATCGAGTAAACCATCCCATAGATTAATACTCACTTATATTCCTAGCAGGAGGATATGAAGGCCTCTTCAAGTACAATCATTATAAGATATAGAACAAGACATGAGTAATATCTTTAAGTAAAAAAATTTCTTTGAAAGAGAGAGCTTTATAAATATAAAAGAAAGTTTCATTCATGCATGCCATATTAGTAACCATAGGATTACAACCCAAATTGAATACTACTATTGTTTACGGAATCTCTATGACACAGAATGAAATAGCCAACCAAGGCATAACCCGTTGGCTCAAaggataataatataataaagttctTCACGAGTACGAATGTGGAGTCTCACCAAAAGCGTCAACAGAAAATGTAGAGTTGCCCTAACCACGCGGCCCAAGCTGCTCAAGTCCAGTCCCTGAAAACAGAAATGGAAATATGGCCAAAAAGGCATAAACTCCACATGCATAGTACGAATCATGAACCGTTCCCCAAGAGAAAATAGGACAAGAATTAAGAAGATATAAGATATGTGATAAAAATTTATATAGAAAGAAGCCTTCATATAAAttaacaatttagaaaataaaataaaatagtatgGTAAAACATATTTCGAAGTCTATATTTAGCATTAATCTTTGCAAATCATGTTACATTTTTCATTTGCGGGGAGcactataccatcaccgacaaaaaaaaaggtcaactaggttatgtacctagcggcaagtatcatatatcctacttgctcaggtcgtctcatcgttGTGCCACACGAAATGACTCAGTCGTGTTAATAAAGTAGCACAATAGTACCCCCTAATGGGAAATACTCTGTCATAGTTCCCAATTGTAAGGTAGGTTCTacgcctacaccggcacgtgtagtttcatgatCTAATGAGGAAAAGTATCCAAGGTCAATCTCGGTGAACTTAAGTAACTCCCAAAACCTTTACATTTATCAATGACAATGTTCATAGCCAAATCAACTAATTGAGAATAGTTAAATCCAAGATATTTCAAAACTCACGTATTTCCATTTCAAAAATACTGCAAGTGTTATTCcttattttagttttaaatatttgaataacatttcaagaaaataatattcaTAGCACTTAAATCTTTTATGATGCAAGAAATGGTACAATCCCAGCTCGCTCGTCCCCACAAGCTAGGACTCACATTTAGATACTCAATTAAATCGTATTTCGATATGAGTTTGGAGATAAGCTCTGAGAGTAATAAGTTTCAACGTACCTCAAATTGATTCCAACCTAACCCCAAATAATCCAATAATGCCGATGAGTCACAATCTACATATACAGACTCACATAATTTAATAACGCATTACAACATTACAAGCCGAGCCAACTAAGTGTTTAAcacttaagtccaaatttcataAGTTTATCAAAAATCCTCATTTCATCATTTGAAGGTCAAATCCTTGAATTTTAACTCCAACTCATTCGTTACACTTGTTATGGGATCTAAGTCGTTccactaaaaattcaaaataacatcattcaaacaaGACCCAACACAATTCATCATCCCTACCAACCAACTCTTCAATTTCAAGACTACCTTCTAGGGATTTTATGAATAGATGTTTAAATACAAATCTAATTTCATAAATATACTCTATTATGTCCATGGAGTATAATACCCAAGTTTGGATTGAAGGGATTACCTCTTTGTTAAACCCTaaaattttcaagatttgagttcttgaagtgttcttgagattttcttcaaaaatctatAATTTCCATGTAGTTGAAGAGTTAAGAGATGTAATTAATAAACTAAATCTACCAAGAAAGAATTAAACTCTTAACTTAAAGGCATATTAATGGTAGAGATATCTCTTCTCTCTCTAAGTCTTCAAAGACAAAGCCCCAAAATAAAAGACCAATCTACTCCCGTAATTGCCTTTAAAAGGCTTTAGAATTCGGATGTTGCATGGGACGCGTCGCATGCATCCCAGCTCCTTCAACCTGAGCGGATGCCAACTTTGGCGCTATGGGACAAGTTCACTTCCTCACACTAGGTTCCAACTTATTTCGGACATGATGGAGATGCGACGCATCAAGTGCAGCGTCCATCACTGAAATAATATTTTGGTCTTCAACTTTGTTTATTCCATTCCCCAACTTTACAAGTTGCTTTTGTctttaataattaattcctttGTCCCTTTGTTAGCCAACAACCTTTCTACTTTTCTAAATCCCTTACTTTTCTAAATCTCTTTTTCGTTGCCGGCAAAGGCTAGGATTTTAAAATCTTTGTTTTCTAATTAAATTCCAATTCTTCAAAGTTAGCTACATACCATTGAGTTCTCATAATTTCGGCCCTTCTAACATAGAAACTGGATATGCTCTGAATATATTTATTGACCTTGTAACCTCCACTAATTCAATGATTAACTATTGGAATTATCCCTAAGCATTCCAATAACTTTGTCCCACTCAAATAACCATGTATCtcatatttaataaattaattcgaattaattatgaaaattcacggggctttacattctcccccacttagaaacattcgtcctcgaatgtaaatCTTTGGTCGTATTAAAGTACAAAAGTGTAATCCATGTCTTTCCTAACTCCTTAacttttaaggatttaaaatatttactaacTCTCTAAATTTCCAAGAATTTTGATAGAGTTTCCTTTGTTTATAGGTCTATCCAAAATTTTCAACCTGCCAGTGAACTACGAGAATGTAATATGAAAGTCCCCACATGCCTCTACTCATTACAACTACCTCCATAAATATATCCACAACCTCATATACCTCAAAACACCACTATAGCCATTATCAGTATcacaacaataatatttattaCCATAAGACAAGTCTAACAACCATGTAGAATAGATGAACCAATCAATCACATATCCCATGGAAGTAAATTATGATAAACTCTaaactcaaaatttcaaaataaaaatagccaTACCTGAAGTCGCGAATAAGTGGGGATATCAGATTTTCatatcttcctcgacctcccaagtagcctcctcgacatCATGATTATGCCATAACATTTtgactgaagctatgtccttagTCCTCAACCTatggacttgcctatcaagaatctCAACCGGTTCTTCGTCATAAGTTAAACCGTCATTTATTTCTACTACCTCCGGTGAGATGATGTGAGCAGGGTCGGGCACATACCCCTGTAGAATCGATACATGAAAAACAGGATGAACCAAAGTCATTGATGCAGGTAACTCCAGCTTATAGGCTACTTCACCAATCCTTTTCAAGATTCGATATGGACCAATGAATCTAGgacttagcttgcccttcttcccaaatctcataacgcccttcattggCGTTACCTTTAAGAACACTTGATCACCCTCTTTAAACTCCAACTTACATCAATGTACATTTGTATAACTTTTTTGCCAACTCTGAACGGTCTTAAGCCGTTGTTGAATCAAagtcaccttctctaaggcatcatgTACAAGATCGGGACCAAGTAGTCATACCTCagtcggctcaaaccatccaataggTGATCTACAATGTCGTCCGTACAAAGCCTCACatggagccatttggatactagcttgatagctattattgtaggcaaattcaaTCAGAGGTAAGTGTTGATCCCAATTTCCACCAAAATCAAGGACACAAGcccgcaacatatcctcaagcatctgaatagtcatCTCATCCTGGCCgtcagtttgtggatgaaaagcggTACTCAAATTGACACTTGTACCCAATCCTTCTTGAAAGGACTGCAAAAAATGAGCAATAAACTGGGGCCCTCTATCAGATATAACGAAAACTAGAATACCGTGAAgtctaacaatttctttcaaatacaACTTAGCATACTGTGGTGCTGTGTCAGTCATCTTTACCGGTAAGAAATGCGCTGACTTTGTAAGTCGGTcgacaatcacccaaatagagtCATGCTTTAAGCGAGTGCGAGGCAAACCCACAACAAAGTTCATATTAATTATTTTCCACTTTCAAAGTGGAATCTCAATATTCTGAGCCAACCCACCAGGTCGTTGATGCTCAGCTTTTACTTGCAGACAATTTAAACATCTAGCCACAAAGTCTGaaacattttccttcatttgaTTCTACCAATAGATCTCCCTCAAGTCCTTGTACATTTTTGTGGACCCTGGATGTATAGAATATCTCGAGTTGTGTGCCTCAGCCATAATTTCATTACGAATTCCATCAACATCTGGCACGCACAAACGACTGTTCATCTTCAACACCTCATCCTCATCAAGAGAAAATGCAAGGATATCTTTAGATTGTACACCATTTCGAATATTTATCAAATTTGGATCTTCAAATTGATTAGCCATGACATGCTTAATAAGAGAGGAACATGCTATGGCACAAGTGGCAATGTCTTTATCTATCGGTAAATGTGCCAAAGTACCTCTTGACTTTCGGCTTAGTGCATTGTCTACcacattcgccttccccggatgataatGAATGCTTaaatcataatccttcaatagtTCTAACCATCTCCTTTGCCTCAGGTTTAATTCCCTCTGCTTGAATATATATTGCAAGCTTTTATGGTCGGTATATACTTCACAgtgcacaccgtacaaataatgccgccaaattttcaaagcAAATACCACCGCGGCAAGTTCCAAGTCATGggtcggatagttcttctcatggataTTCAATTGtatagaagcataagcaataaccttACCTTTCTGCATCAAGACACAGCCCAACCCAACTCTAGAGGCATCGAAATATACCACAAAGCCATCTGAACCTGTTAGCAAGGTCAACACCGGCACCGTAGTCAATCTAGATTTCAACTCTTAAAAACTTCTCTCACAAGGATCCGACCACTGAAACTTCGTTGCTTTTTGCGTCAACTTGGTTAACGGGGATGCAAGAGTAGAAATTCTTCAACAAACCGCCGGTAGTATCTCGCTAATACCAATAAATTACAAATCTCTGTCAGTGTAgttggtctaggccaactcttaACCGTttcaatcttttgaggatcaaccctAATACCTTTACGAGTTACCACATGACCTAAAATTGCTatggattcaagccaaaattcgcacttagagaatttagcatacaTCTTATGCTCCAGAAGTGTCTGCAACACTATCCCCAAATAGTTGGCATGTTCTTCTTGACTTCGCGAATTaactaatatgtcatcaataaaaacaatcatgAACCTGtcaagaaatggtttaaaaacctGATTCATTAGATCCATAAAGGTTGCAGGTgtatttgttagcccaaatgacatcaccaaaaattcataatGCCCGTAGCGGGTCCGAAAAGCCGTTTTGGGAATATccttctttcaaattttcaattgatgataccccgaccttaaatcaatcttcgaaaagtACTTCGCCccttgcaactggtcaaacaagtcatctattcgAGATAATGGATACCTATTCTTGACGGTCACCTTGTTAAGTTGCCTGTattcaatacacatcctcaaagaaccatctttctttttcacaaataacactagcgcaccccaaggtgatacactatgTCTATTAAACCCTTTATCCAATAAATCTttcaattgctccttcaattctctCAACTCAGGTAGAGCCATTCGGTATGTGGGAATAGATATCAGCTGAATATCTGGCACCAAATATATCCCAAAGTCGATGACCCGATCTGGTGGAATACCCGGAAGCTCGTCAGGAAAAATATCAAGAAACTCATTAACAACTGCAACAGAATGAATGTTTGCTACCTCAGCAGTTGTGTGAGTGACTCTGACTAAATGATAAAGGCACCCCTTCGTAATCATCTTGTTCGCCTTAAGCTATGAAATAAACTTACCTCGAGATTCAGTAATATTGCATTTCCACTCACGAACTGACTCATTAGGAaactcaaacttgaccattttAGCACGACAATCAAGAATGGCGTAGAATTTgtataaccaatccattcccatgatcacatcaaagtcaaccatttcTAGCTCAATAAGGTCTGTCGTAGTCTCTCGATCAACCCCTATAGACGCGGGATGCAATAACAGAATCTCCCACCATAGTCGACACAGAAAATGGTTTAAGTAGTTGTTCTAGTTCTATCCCAAAATCCAAAGCAAAGCACGGAGTAACATAGGAAAAAGTAGATCCGGGGTCCACAAGAGCATAAGTATCTAGAGTACAAACAGTAAGTATACCTGTGACTACATCATATGAAGCCTCCGCAGTAGGGCAAGTAGGCATGGCATAGAAACGAGGATGAGTACCCTGGGAAGTAGTAGCTATCTGTGGCACTTTTCCTGCATTGCGCCCACTGTGCGCCCCATTACCCCTAGGTGAGGGAGGTACAACCAAAGTAGTAGCCATAAATGGTGACGAATAAGCTATCAAACCATGTTGTCCATTAGGGCAAAATTTTCGGATATGACCTATGAACCCACAACCATAGCACGGACCACGGGGTCCCCTGGTAGTACTAGACTGACGCTGATGAGAACCCACACTACTCTGAGCCTGCTGTGCAGTACGGTGGTCACTCTGAACGGGTCTAGATTGGCCTCCCTGTCGGGTGTTGTATGCCACTGGAGGGCTACTGGTAGATGTCTGCATCCTAGACTACGGTTGGCCAGATAACCCTTTGTTGTTCTGCCCCTTGCCCGAATTAGGCACTGCACTGAAAGTGCCAAAAGTCCGGGCCTTTTTGTTTTGCTCCCTATTGTCCCTCTCCTCCTGATGAATCCTCTAAAGATCCATTGCTAAATACACAAAGTTAATGAAGGTGGTGTGTCTTCTCCCACTAGTAGTATCTTTTCTGATGCCTAGAATCAAGTCACGAGTAAAACGATCAATCTTCTTATCCTCGGTGGGGATGAGGTAGGGAGAATAACGAGATAAATTCTCGAATTTGATGCTATACTCTAGAACGGTTATAGTATCCTTCTTTAAGGTCTCAAACAATATTGCAAGGGCGGCTCTCACTCCCGGTGGTAACCACTTCTTAATGAAGATCTTCTTAAACTCCGCCCAAATCATTAGAGGTGTATCCTCCGGTCGACTC
It encodes the following:
- the LOC142173570 gene encoding uncharacterized protein LOC142173570, whose translation is MTDTAPQYAKLYLKEIVRLHGILVFVISDRGPQFIAHFLQSFQEGLGTSVNLSTAFHPQTDGQDEMTIQMLEDMLRACLEFKEGDQVFLKVTPMKGVMRFGKKGKLSPRFIGPYRILKRIGEVAYKLELPASMTLVHPVFHVSILQGYVPDPAHIISPEVVEINDGLTYDEEPVEILDRQVHRLRTKDIASVKMLWHNHDVEEATWEVEEDMKI